In Synechocystis sp. PCC 6714, the following are encoded in one genomic region:
- a CDS encoding sodium:proton antiporter has protein sequence MIRYPPLLADINIQSLPTEPELILDNLAITTLVENLIVLLLVATLVALVARWLKIPYVIGLVLAGLAIPRGLSVGLNPELILNLFLPILIFEAAINTDISRLRSTIKPITLLAGPGVVLSAAITAVLLKIGLGLAWITAAGVSVILTITDTVSVIAAFRTVPVPRRLATIVEGESLLNDGVAMVLLSVITTIHIQGSFSAGDGIKQIFIAFVGGTLVGLGLGYLCVGLFRQLDDDLSDILLTVSVSLGTFQIGQMLGVSSAIAVVVAGLVIGNLALKQTSASIKVTLLSFWEYAGFGVNTLIFLLVGIEVYPRILLATIPAALIAIVAYQIGRVFSIYPLLYLLRFFDRPLPLRWQHVLIAGNVKGSLSMALALALPLTLPGRDQVITLVFSTVMVSLIGQGLSLPWLVKKLQLSKPSPLSKKIATLQLNLVTAKAAQAELKYLLEAGSLPKFLYEELFADYQARIANSEEELRDFYNQRNLIFSQGEVEKEYVDGLYRRLYLAEKSAISNALSKGLLPDDTSDEYLQVLNEKLLALKDD, from the coding sequence ATGATTAGGTATCCCCCGCTCCTTGCTGACATTAACATCCAGAGTCTGCCCACCGAGCCGGAGCTAATTCTCGACAACCTAGCCATCACCACCCTAGTGGAGAATCTGATCGTTCTTCTGTTGGTGGCCACCCTGGTGGCCCTGGTGGCCCGTTGGCTCAAAATCCCCTACGTAATCGGATTAGTATTAGCGGGTTTAGCCATTCCCCGGGGCCTATCCGTGGGTTTGAATCCCGAACTAATCCTCAACCTGTTTTTGCCCATTCTCATTTTTGAAGCGGCGATCAACACCGATATCAGCCGGCTACGTAGTACCATTAAACCCATTACCCTCCTGGCCGGCCCAGGGGTGGTACTGTCTGCGGCGATCACCGCTGTCCTGTTAAAAATTGGTTTGGGTTTAGCCTGGATTACCGCCGCCGGCGTCAGTGTTATTCTCACCATCACCGACACCGTTTCCGTCATTGCCGCCTTTCGGACAGTGCCTGTACCCCGCCGTCTAGCCACCATTGTGGAAGGGGAAAGTTTGCTCAATGACGGGGTGGCTATGGTTTTGCTCAGCGTCATCACCACCATTCATATCCAAGGGAGTTTTAGTGCTGGGGACGGCATCAAACAAATTTTCATTGCCTTTGTGGGGGGCACTTTAGTTGGTTTAGGGCTGGGCTATTTATGTGTTGGCCTATTTCGCCAGTTGGACGATGACCTCAGCGATATTCTCCTGACGGTATCTGTGTCCCTGGGCACCTTCCAAATTGGTCAAATGTTGGGGGTCTCCAGTGCGATCGCCGTAGTGGTAGCCGGCCTAGTGATTGGTAATTTAGCGTTAAAACAAACCTCTGCTTCCATCAAAGTTACCCTGTTGAGTTTCTGGGAATACGCAGGTTTTGGCGTTAACACTCTCATTTTCCTTTTAGTAGGCATTGAGGTATACCCCCGCATTCTCCTGGCCACCATCCCTGCCGCCCTCATTGCCATTGTTGCCTATCAAATCGGCCGTGTTTTTTCCATTTATCCCCTGCTTTATCTGCTCCGCTTCTTCGATCGCCCTTTGCCCCTCCGCTGGCAACATGTTTTGATCGCCGGCAATGTCAAAGGTTCCCTCTCCATGGCCCTGGCCTTGGCATTGCCCCTCACTCTCCCGGGACGAGACCAGGTGATCACATTAGTATTTAGCACCGTCATGGTTTCCCTCATTGGCCAAGGTCTCAGCTTGCCCTGGCTGGTGAAAAAACTGCAATTGAGTAAACCTTCTCCCCTCAGCAAAAAAATTGCCACCCTCCAACTCAATTTAGTCACAGCTAAGGCAGCCCAGGCGGAGTTGAAATATCTGCTAGAAGCCGGTAGCTTACCCAAGTTTTTGTACGAAGAATTATTTGCCGACTACCAAGCTCGCATCGCCAATTCAGAAGAAGAATTAAGGGATTTTTATAACCAAAGAAATCTAATTTTTTCCCAAGGGGAAGTAGAAAAAGAGTATGTCGATGGGCTATATCGTCGCCTTTACCTAGCAGAAAAAAGTGCCATCAGCAATGCTTTGAGCAAGGGCCTCCTACCCGATGACACCAGTGATGAATACCTACAAGTGTTAAACGAAAAGCTCTTGGCTCTGAAGGACGACTAA
- a CDS encoding DUF2996 domain-containing protein: MTALRVLNPFFPDHNYGDRPFKTMTEAQASPAKAPTEKKAKPPALEEKPFTEFINQDFLPALETALGKIGLGKVALEFSQKPLAIPGADNQVYWQVQGTWPGDRQDSKQFNLYFFEENIKGAKGFSYSVDNRPPSTLESFMIDERKVTLDLMVLYTLQRLNGQKWLGGN, translated from the coding sequence GTGACTGCCCTCCGGGTGCTCAACCCTTTTTTCCCTGACCATAACTATGGCGATCGCCCCTTCAAAACCATGACAGAAGCCCAAGCCTCCCCTGCCAAAGCCCCCACTGAAAAAAAAGCCAAACCCCCGGCGCTCGAAGAAAAACCCTTCACTGAATTTATTAACCAGGATTTTCTCCCCGCCCTAGAAACCGCCCTGGGCAAAATTGGTCTGGGGAAAGTAGCTTTGGAGTTCAGCCAAAAACCCCTCGCCATCCCCGGCGCGGACAACCAAGTCTACTGGCAAGTACAGGGCACCTGGCCTGGCGATCGCCAAGACTCGAAGCAATTTAACCTCTATTTCTTCGAAGAGAACATTAAAGGGGCCAAGGGTTTTTCCTACAGCGTTGATAACCGTCCCCCCAGCACCCTGGAATCCTTCATGATTGACGAGCGCAAAGTTACCTTAGATCTGATGGTGCTCTACACCCTGCAGCGGTTAAACGGCCAAAAATGGCTAGGGGGTAACTAA
- the nusB gene encoding transcription antitermination factor NusB, whose translation MLARQQPRRVARELSLLSLSQLSRKDTKLETLEQADLEALLLAATRTLSGEAHEILETAAAELNRSHDRLLNSETRAGNVKSAKAILEEAITLTETAINRIALAVDLPEMLQLAGQMEVRKFALELISTVCRRRQQIDEQLQRAMVDWQLSRLAKIDQDILRLAIAELDYLGVPQKVVINEAVELAKRYSGQDGHRFINGVLRRVVEQKVDPDTVPSGEPR comes from the coding sequence ATGCTTGCCCGTCAACAACCCCGCCGTGTGGCCCGTGAACTGTCCCTGTTGAGCCTGAGCCAATTGAGCCGCAAGGACACCAAGCTCGAAACCTTGGAGCAAGCGGATTTGGAAGCATTACTGTTGGCCGCCACCCGTACCCTGAGTGGGGAAGCCCATGAAATTTTGGAAACCGCCGCTGCTGAATTGAACCGCAGTCACGATCGCCTATTGAATAGTGAAACCAGAGCAGGCAATGTCAAAAGTGCTAAAGCCATTTTGGAAGAGGCCATCACCCTGACGGAAACCGCCATCAACCGCATTGCCCTAGCAGTGGATCTGCCAGAAATGTTGCAATTAGCCGGGCAGATGGAAGTACGGAAATTTGCGCTGGAATTGATTAGCACCGTCTGTCGTCGCCGTCAGCAGATTGATGAGCAACTGCAAAGGGCAATGGTAGACTGGCAACTGTCTCGCTTGGCCAAAATCGACCAAGACATACTGCGCTTGGCGATCGCCGAATTGGATTACCTAGGGGTGCCCCAAAAGGTGGTCATTAACGAAGCGGTGGAATTGGCTAAGCGTTACTCTGGCCAGGATGGTCACCGTTTTATTAATGGGGTACTACGGCGGGTGGTTGAACAAAAGGTGGACCCCGACACTGTCCCCAGTGGTGAACCCCGTTAA
- a CDS encoding phosphodiester glycosidase family protein: MVNWNRNWLDFSRLFSITLAVMLGLKLFLASPAVAQSPTGFIQQGNQISIDGKSYPVPWGQWQEGNQTHTGLGDTGAMQVLGLDLLNNTSPSQQPVQWFSGDRQNLNARFVAPNRYLDVTPLLQRLGTAQAQGNTLVMPNTNARILTVRDGRQPWGERVVLELSQPAFWQVSQAKEEAVVTINAGSTIGGQGNGSSSGVQAIDQDDLGGKTSGGQQIRYRLERLGSSTKIHFRLPVGYKLQVSTLTSPFRLVIDARVDAPPAKTINWAEGITWQQRFVNITGGQFPVTTVTVNPRSPGISLRPLMANSTMAQGTAPLVTIAREQQAAVAINAGFFNRNNQLPLGAVWSQQNWLSGPILNRGAIAWNNQGQTTFGRLSLSEIITTGSGQRLTANYLNSGYVQRGIARYTPAWGPTYVPLSDNERVYVVQSDQITAQYPLPKAGQQQMSIPNDGYLIIDRGSQIPAGVLAVGTTVNVNGRSVPEAFNAFPNGIGAGPLLIDQGRIVLNAEGEGFSSAFQQQRASRSAIAVDRNGNIILVASHNRVGGAGASLGEFAQILQQLGAVNALNLDGGSSTSLALGGQLLDRSPVTAARVSNAIGVFIR, encoded by the coding sequence ATGGTTAATTGGAATAGAAATTGGTTAGATTTTTCACGGTTATTTTCCATCACCCTGGCGGTAATGCTGGGGCTAAAACTTTTTCTGGCAAGTCCTGCGGTAGCCCAATCCCCCACGGGTTTTATCCAACAGGGCAATCAAATTAGCATTGACGGTAAATCCTATCCTGTGCCCTGGGGGCAATGGCAGGAGGGGAACCAAACCCACACCGGCCTGGGGGACACCGGAGCAATGCAGGTGTTGGGGTTAGATTTGCTTAATAACACCAGCCCTAGCCAACAACCGGTGCAATGGTTCAGCGGCGATCGCCAGAATTTAAATGCCCGTTTTGTAGCCCCTAACCGTTATTTGGATGTAACGCCCCTATTGCAAAGATTGGGTACAGCGCAAGCCCAAGGCAATACCTTAGTGATGCCCAATACCAACGCCCGAATTTTGACAGTGCGGGACGGTCGGCAACCCTGGGGAGAAAGGGTGGTGTTGGAGCTGAGCCAACCGGCCTTTTGGCAAGTGAGCCAAGCTAAGGAGGAAGCGGTGGTCACCATCAACGCCGGCAGTACCATCGGTGGCCAAGGCAATGGCAGTAGCTCCGGTGTGCAAGCCATTGACCAGGACGATTTGGGCGGTAAAACCAGCGGCGGCCAACAAATTCGTTATCGTCTCGAAAGGCTAGGCTCCAGCACTAAAATCCATTTTCGGTTGCCGGTGGGTTACAAGCTCCAAGTTAGTACCCTCACTTCCCCTTTTCGGCTGGTGATCGATGCCCGGGTTGACGCTCCTCCCGCAAAAACGATCAACTGGGCAGAGGGAATTACTTGGCAACAGCGCTTTGTCAACATTACCGGGGGACAATTTCCCGTCACCACTGTTACGGTAAACCCCCGATCGCCAGGCATTTCCCTACGGCCCCTAATGGCAAATTCCACCATGGCCCAGGGCACGGCTCCGTTAGTGACCATTGCCAGGGAGCAACAGGCCGCCGTGGCCATCAATGCAGGCTTCTTTAATCGCAATAATCAACTGCCTCTGGGGGCGGTGTGGAGTCAGCAAAACTGGTTATCGGGGCCCATTTTGAATCGGGGGGCGATTGCCTGGAACAACCAAGGACAAACCACCTTTGGCCGCCTATCTTTGTCGGAAATTATCACCACTGGGTCGGGGCAACGGTTAACCGCCAATTATCTCAACAGTGGTTACGTGCAACGGGGCATTGCCCGCTATACCCCCGCCTGGGGCCCCACCTATGTTCCCCTCAGTGACAACGAACGGGTTTATGTAGTACAAAGCGATCAAATCACCGCCCAATATCCTCTGCCCAAAGCGGGCCAACAGCAAATGTCCATTCCCAACGATGGTTACTTGATCATTGACCGGGGCAGCCAAATTCCCGCCGGGGTTCTAGCCGTGGGGACCACCGTTAACGTCAACGGGCGATCGGTGCCAGAAGCTTTCAACGCTTTCCCCAACGGCATAGGAGCAGGGCCATTATTGATTGACCAAGGCCGCATTGTCCTCAACGCAGAAGGAGAAGGTTTTTCCAGTGCCTTTCAGCAGCAAAGGGCTTCCCGCAGTGCGATCGCCGTGGACAGAAACGGCAACATTATCCTGGTAGCTAGCCATAACCGGGTGGGGGGAGCCGGGGCTAGCTTGGGGGAATTTGCCCAAATTTTGCAACAGTTGGGGGCGGTCAATGCGTTAAACCTGGATGGGGGCAGTTCCACTTCCCTAGCTCTGGGGGGTCAGTTGTTGGATAGATCGCCAGTGACGGCGGCCCGGGTGAGCAATGCCATTGGGGTTTTTATCCGTTAG
- a CDS encoding glycosyltransferase, whose translation MKIAFLDPIAFDYSTNTVYTAPLGGTQSSLCYLTNEITRLGHDVFLINNISSPTVTYGVACLPISCVTNQFWQAIDIIVCCASAHYGETLRQLCGSNVVIIFWNHHAHDQPAVQRLVQDKEREAYDAFFCISSWQAGNFIERFGIEQEKVTILRNAIGYNFEYLFDSEPLDLSKKITPITLAYTSTPFRGLNLLVDIFPKIREKFPNAELKVFSSMKVYQMSDEQDGKNFGGLYGVLSAIDGVEYVGSLSQPELAQALKNVSILIYPNTFPETSCIAVMEAMVSGCHVITSDLGALPETTAGFATLVPFNSDLEVYKQDFLTATIKYIKNFQLENFKDIEQQLNKQIEHYRQHYTWKNRAQEWIEKLYQIKGYRLFKQQKYEMAINTYRQAVDDFPESENFYFYLILCLILSELPEEALSIIINTVINSNFNNPDYFSQRLNGIIQKELSFLANINEGKDLELIQSFFQQLE comes from the coding sequence ATGAAAATAGCCTTTCTTGATCCTATTGCCTTTGACTATTCTACTAACACTGTCTATACTGCCCCCCTGGGTGGAACTCAATCATCCCTGTGTTATCTAACCAATGAAATTACACGCCTTGGACACGACGTTTTTTTGATTAATAACATATCCTCTCCCACTGTTACTTATGGTGTAGCCTGCTTACCTATAAGTTGTGTCACAAATCAGTTTTGGCAAGCTATTGATATTATAGTTTGTTGCGCCAGTGCCCACTATGGTGAGACCTTAAGACAACTTTGTGGTTCCAACGTGGTAATTATTTTTTGGAATCATCATGCTCATGATCAGCCGGCTGTACAAAGACTGGTCCAAGACAAGGAAAGAGAAGCGTATGATGCTTTTTTTTGTATTAGCAGTTGGCAAGCAGGAAATTTTATAGAAAGATTTGGCATAGAACAAGAGAAAGTCACTATTCTTAGAAATGCAATTGGGTATAACTTTGAATATTTATTTGATTCAGAGCCCTTGGATTTATCGAAAAAAATAACACCAATTACGCTGGCTTACACAAGCACTCCATTTAGAGGTCTTAATCTTCTAGTTGATATTTTTCCAAAAATACGAGAGAAATTTCCTAATGCTGAATTAAAAGTATTTTCTAGTATGAAAGTGTATCAAATGTCTGATGAACAGGACGGTAAAAATTTTGGCGGTTTATATGGAGTTCTTAGTGCCATAGATGGAGTTGAATATGTTGGCTCTCTGTCCCAACCAGAATTAGCTCAAGCACTGAAGAATGTGTCGATTTTGATCTACCCCAACACTTTTCCTGAAACTTCCTGTATTGCAGTTATGGAAGCAATGGTTAGTGGTTGTCATGTTATTACTAGTGATCTAGGAGCTTTACCAGAAACAACCGCAGGATTTGCAACGTTGGTTCCCTTCAACTCAGATTTAGAAGTATATAAACAAGATTTTTTAACGGCGACTATCAAATATATTAAGAATTTTCAATTAGAAAATTTCAAGGATATTGAACAGCAACTAAATAAACAAATTGAACATTATCGACAACACTATACTTGGAAGAACCGTGCTCAAGAATGGATTGAAAAGCTTTATCAAATTAAAGGTTATAGACTATTTAAACAGCAAAAATATGAAATGGCAATTAATACTTACCGGCAAGCTGTTGATGATTTCCCTGAATCTGAAAATTTCTATTTTTACTTAATACTATGTCTAATATTATCCGAACTACCAGAAGAAGCACTATCTATTATCATCAATACAGTTATTAATTCAAATTTTAATAATCCAGATTATTTCTCACAAAGACTCAATGGAATTATACAAAAAGAACTTAGTTTTCTGGCAAACATAAATGAGGGCAAAGATTTAGAGTTAATACAAAGCTTTTTCCAACAGCTAGAGTAA
- a CDS encoding FkbM family methyltransferase, giving the protein MTDFFHQAFTKIKIGDYEIDAPEKHLLLNLLPVQPYRDQCVGVSAGFFSKKYPDSLIIDVGANIGDTAAIVSTYSNNELLLIESSDYYFDILEANSSKFKNNVTLKKIFIADGSQVSGYLYHWGGTAYFKAEENGVNIKTERLCDLTKNKVCFVKLDTDGFDFDIILDSVKWFSQVKPGILFENQIRNAHDLAQADLVFDKLFEIGYTHFIVWDDPGFHLLSTSSIKDLKQLNRYLFKVWEREGYRTICNYDVLCIHENDHEIYDSLCKYYENY; this is encoded by the coding sequence ATGACAGATTTTTTTCATCAAGCCTTTACAAAAATAAAGATAGGGGATTACGAAATAGATGCACCGGAAAAACATTTGCTGCTTAACTTGCTTCCTGTGCAACCTTATCGAGATCAATGTGTAGGGGTTTCGGCAGGTTTCTTTTCTAAAAAATATCCTGATAGTTTGATCATTGATGTTGGCGCAAATATTGGTGACACAGCAGCAATAGTTTCCACCTATTCAAATAATGAATTATTATTGATTGAGTCGAGTGACTATTATTTTGACATATTAGAAGCCAATTCATCAAAATTTAAAAATAATGTTACCTTAAAAAAAATCTTTATTGCTGACGGTAGTCAAGTGTCTGGTTATCTTTATCATTGGGGAGGAACAGCCTATTTTAAAGCAGAAGAAAATGGTGTTAATATAAAGACTGAGAGACTCTGTGATTTAACCAAAAACAAGGTTTGTTTTGTTAAGCTAGACACCGATGGGTTTGACTTTGATATCATTTTGGATAGCGTTAAGTGGTTTTCTCAAGTTAAGCCAGGCATATTATTCGAGAATCAAATTAGAAATGCCCATGACCTGGCCCAAGCAGATTTGGTTTTTGACAAACTGTTTGAAATTGGCTATACGCATTTTATTGTTTGGGATGATCCGGGATTTCATTTACTATCAACTTCTTCAATTAAGGATCTTAAGCAATTAAATAGGTACCTATTTAAAGTTTGGGAAAGAGAGGGCTATAGAACAATATGCAACTATGATGTGCTGTGTATACACGAAAATGATCATGAGATTTATGACTCCCTATGTAAATATTATGAAAATTACTAA
- a CDS encoding tetratricopeptide repeat protein, whose protein sequence is MDPLTQIKNLIVSRNYLDAIAHLEKILETNYNDLTACFYLVLTYILLGEPENAEAIWLSFLLDKNSEETDLYIAQLRSFLEEQFSENLTNENLENAKNIYQVLQSLSSEYQNTELLNELEKKIIALADNLTTRGHHNHAAEVYQEAIALGVNDPFIWYSLALNHWHLEEFAESEKYLINSISNNACNGKVFYLMGKVSEKLGKIESAIKYYKKSILEPSSPHNYYLSLADILIDSQKWTEAIEAISTGLKNLPNNGYLLMKIGEIYQGQGNLDLANYYLGYGHYYSGESGSLHTALPYLEKFYQNNLYNELKNFRFYEMLANAYAMSNLTEESILILQKMIELFPERILTINRLILCCLPVLYINPKQIQECRKRFAKLLVNLIQDTDLKNPVHQQDVIRSFLAKTNFYLGYQNKNDLLLQKMYGNYVYQVLQKALPHWTVNIEISPPYIIRKIKVGIVSYRMQGLGLLYLGWLKYINKNKFEINTYYLLDSPDDDVPGIKDDFKEYSDNFTPIVLKSKSFNEYAQKIRDDNLDVLIYPEIGMDPFFTLFTNLRLAPIQCTTWAHPITSGSFTIDYFLSSDLMEPEDGDKHYSEQLVKLPNIGFSLPPVHPPIEGKSRLDFNLSEEKIIYFCSQSLFKYLPQHDYIFPAIAQVSKKFEFVFLDPMHGQAVTDCFRERLRLAFEQYALDYEKYCKFLPRLNNLDFVRLNTLADIFLDCLSWSGGLTTRHAIGCGLPIVTCPGKFMRSRHSYGMLKMIGVTETIATNAEQYIEIAVRLGTDSIWREEVNEKMESNKHKLFDDQLCILSLENFFQDAVVECSRHNNNL, encoded by the coding sequence ATGGATCCACTTACTCAAATTAAAAATTTAATAGTCTCAAGAAATTATTTAGATGCAATTGCCCATCTAGAGAAAATACTAGAAACAAACTATAATGACCTAACGGCTTGCTTTTATTTGGTGTTGACTTATATTCTATTAGGAGAGCCAGAAAATGCTGAGGCGATATGGTTATCTTTTTTACTAGATAAAAACTCAGAAGAGACTGATTTATATATTGCTCAACTCCGTTCATTTTTGGAAGAACAGTTTTCCGAAAATTTGACCAATGAAAATTTAGAAAATGCTAAAAATATTTATCAAGTATTACAATCACTAAGTTCAGAATACCAAAATACAGAATTGCTAAACGAACTGGAAAAAAAAATTATTGCCTTAGCAGATAATCTAACGACCCGAGGACATCATAATCATGCCGCAGAAGTTTACCAAGAAGCCATAGCGTTGGGAGTAAATGATCCATTTATTTGGTATTCACTAGCACTTAATCATTGGCATTTAGAAGAGTTTGCCGAGTCCGAAAAATACTTAATCAATTCTATATCTAATAATGCATGTAATGGTAAGGTTTTCTACCTTATGGGAAAGGTTTCTGAAAAACTGGGAAAGATAGAATCGGCTATTAAGTATTACAAAAAATCTATTCTTGAGCCATCTTCTCCCCATAACTACTATCTAAGTTTAGCGGATATTTTGATTGACTCTCAAAAATGGACGGAAGCCATAGAAGCTATATCAACAGGACTCAAAAATCTCCCTAATAATGGTTATTTATTAATGAAAATAGGGGAAATATATCAAGGTCAAGGCAACTTAGACCTCGCCAATTACTACTTAGGCTATGGACATTACTATTCAGGGGAGTCCGGCTCTCTTCATACAGCCTTACCATATCTTGAAAAATTCTATCAAAATAATCTATATAACGAGCTTAAAAATTTTCGTTTTTATGAAATGTTAGCAAATGCCTATGCAATGTCTAATTTGACCGAGGAATCTATTTTAATTCTACAAAAAATGATTGAATTGTTTCCTGAGCGAATACTTACTATCAATCGTCTTATCTTATGTTGTTTACCTGTTCTGTACATAAATCCTAAGCAAATACAGGAATGTAGAAAACGTTTTGCAAAACTTCTTGTTAATCTTATTCAGGATACCGATCTTAAAAACCCAGTTCATCAGCAAGATGTCATCCGTAGCTTTTTGGCTAAGACAAATTTTTATTTAGGATATCAAAATAAAAATGATCTTTTATTACAAAAAATGTATGGAAATTATGTTTACCAGGTTTTACAAAAAGCTCTACCACACTGGACAGTCAACATAGAGATATCTCCACCTTACATAATTAGAAAAATAAAAGTTGGTATCGTTTCTTATCGTATGCAAGGCTTGGGCCTACTTTATTTGGGATGGCTAAAATATATTAATAAAAATAAGTTTGAGATTAATACTTATTATTTACTTGATTCTCCTGATGATGATGTTCCTGGCATTAAAGATGATTTCAAGGAATACAGTGATAATTTCACTCCCATTGTTTTAAAATCTAAATCCTTCAATGAATATGCTCAAAAAATCAGGGATGATAACCTTGATGTACTTATTTATCCAGAAATAGGGATGGATCCATTTTTTACTCTTTTCACCAATCTTAGGCTTGCTCCTATTCAGTGTACAACCTGGGCCCATCCCATCACTTCAGGTAGTTTTACTATAGATTACTTTCTCTCCAGTGATTTAATGGAGCCGGAGGACGGAGATAAACATTATTCAGAACAATTGGTTAAACTGCCCAATATTGGTTTTTCTCTTCCACCAGTTCATCCTCCTATCGAAGGCAAATCTCGACTCGATTTTAATCTAAGTGAAGAAAAAATAATATATTTCTGTTCACAATCTCTCTTTAAATACTTACCTCAACATGACTACATTTTTCCGGCCATTGCACAAGTTAGTAAGAAATTTGAATTTGTTTTTCTTGATCCTATGCATGGTCAAGCTGTTACCGATTGTTTTCGAGAACGGCTCAGACTTGCGTTTGAGCAATATGCTCTGGATTATGAAAAATACTGTAAATTTTTGCCAAGGTTAAATAATCTTGATTTTGTTCGCCTTAATACTCTAGCTGATATATTCTTGGACTGTTTGAGCTGGTCAGGTGGGCTCACTACCCGCCACGCCATTGGCTGTGGTCTACCTATAGTCACTTGTCCAGGGAAATTTATGCGTTCGCGTCATTCCTATGGCATGTTGAAAATGATTGGTGTTACCGAGACGATTGCCACTAATGCGGAGCAGTATATTGAAATCGCCGTTAGATTGGGGACTGATTCAATTTGGCGAGAAGAAGTTAACGAAAAAATGGAGTCTAATAAACACAAGCTATTTGATGATCAACTATGTATCTTGTCTCTGGAAAATTTCTTCCAAGATGCTGTTGTGGAATGTTCTCGTCATAATAACAACCTATAA
- a CDS encoding type IV pilin-like G/H family protein, giving the protein MTWPVLIRQVAKAKETEGIKMLSNVGYLQQAYFFEHQQFAPDYSSLGVNPNGNYFDLLPLNTPVGGNYSTSQAVTRSGGLDASRNYSQGVYYNNGSYEIILCQSSTPGGAVSAPSSSLGSCSGGVQIN; this is encoded by the coding sequence ATGACTTGGCCAGTTTTGATAAGACAAGTGGCTAAAGCAAAGGAAACTGAAGGCATCAAAATGCTCAGCAACGTGGGTTACTTGCAACAGGCTTATTTTTTTGAGCACCAACAGTTTGCCCCTGATTATAGCTCCCTCGGCGTTAATCCCAATGGCAACTACTTTGACCTTCTTCCCCTTAATACACCGGTTGGAGGTAACTATAGTACCAGTCAGGCTGTTACCAGAAGTGGTGGTCTAGATGCTTCCCGTAACTATTCCCAAGGAGTTTATTACAATAACGGCTCCTATGAAATAATTCTCTGCCAAAGTTCAACCCCTGGGGGAGCCGTATCGGCCCCTTCATCCTCCCTAGGTAGTTGTAGCGGTGGAGTTCAAATTAATTAG
- a CDS encoding type IV pilin protein — translation MASNFKFKLLSHLTQKKENEGFTLIELLVVVIIIGVLAAIALPNLMNQVGKARNSEGRNGVGALNRAQQVYRTENPTFSSSIADLDTKVATGEFFTFTSAGNADAATSLATASDPAGQKTTNQTGTVSYDDSTGEFTVTTAFPN, via the coding sequence ATGGCTAGTAATTTTAAATTCAAACTGCTCTCCCACTTGACCCAGAAGAAAGAAAACGAAGGTTTTACTTTAATTGAACTTTTGGTTGTTGTAATTATCATCGGTGTGCTGGCGGCTATTGCGCTACCAAACTTGATGAACCAAGTAGGTAAGGCCCGTAACTCCGAAGGACGTAACGGTGTAGGTGCCTTAAACCGTGCTCAACAAGTGTATCGTACTGAAAATCCCACGTTTTCTTCGAGTATCGCTGATCTAGATACAAAGGTTGCTACAGGTGAATTTTTCACCTTTACGAGTGCCGGTAATGCTGATGCAGCAACTAGCCTTGCTACAGCCAGTGATCCAGCGGGACAAAAAACCACTAATCAGACTGGTACTGTGAGCTACGATGACAGTACTGGAGAGTTCACGGTTACAACGGCTTTTCCAAACTAA
- a CDS encoding DUF4351 domain-containing protein: protein MQKGEQQGLERGLQLGLQQGEQLGEATLILLQLTRRFGILPQLITHQIRQLDTVQLENLGEALLDFDSMADIEKWLGDMKHG, encoded by the coding sequence ATGCAGAAAGGTGAACAACAAGGCCTAGAAAGGGGTCTGCAACTAGGACTTCAGCAAGGAGAACAACTAGGAGAGGCAACCCTAATCTTGCTACAGTTGACCCGGCGGTTTGGGATATTACCGCAATTAATAACCCACCAGATTCGGCAATTGGATACTGTCCAGTTAGAAAATTTGGGAGAGGCGCTCTTGGATTTCGACTCCATGGCTGATATTGAAAAGTGGCTAGGAGATATGAAACATGGGTGA